Proteins from one Impatiens glandulifera chromosome 2, dImpGla2.1, whole genome shotgun sequence genomic window:
- the LOC124927600 gene encoding cyclin-D1-1, translating to MEVTCLDCFSDDFLCCEEDSSGVLSVELTDSSSDIDYPAGLEESVAELIEEERKFVPGEDYVERFQSRSLDHASSREESVAWILKVHSFYGFLPLTAYLTVNYFDRFLYARNLPERNGWPLQLLSIACLSLAAKMEEPLVPSLLDLQIEGTKYIFEPRTIQRMEFLVLGVLDWRLRSITPFTFLSYFAYKLDPAGAYTGFLISKATQIIMSNIKEVSLLEYRPSCIAAATMLSAAQCIPNLSVVSPDEAESWCDGLVKEKISGCYRLIEEWSSSVGKRSPVRNINYPPKVLPKVRVMSRAWVGSGESSSSSSSFSSIKRRKLNNSLWVDEDKTNSDSEEKEL from the exons ATGGAGGTCACTTGCTTGGATTGTTTCTCCGATGACTTTCTTTGTTGTGAGGAGGATTCCAGTGGTGTGCTATCAGTAGAACTGACGGATTCTTCTTCGGATATCGATTATCCCGCTGGACTCGAGGAATCAGTAGCCGAACTCATTGAAGAAGAGAGGAAATTCGTGCCTGGAGAAGACTACGTTGAGAGGTTTCAATCTCGCTCTCTGGATCATGCATCTTCTCGAGAAGAATCCGTCGCTTGGATTCTCAAG GTACACTCTTTCTACGGTTTCCTGCCTTTAACCGCCTATCTCACCGTCAACTATTTCGACCGATTCCTCTACGCTCGTAACTTGCCG GAAAGAAATGGGTGGCCGTTGCAACTCTTATCTATTGCTTGCTTGTCCCTTGCAGCAAAAATGGAGGAACCACTTGTTCCTTCTCTCCTGGATCTGCAG ATTGAAggtacaaaatatatatttgaaccaAGGACGATTCAGAGGATGGAATTTCTTGTACTTGGTGTGTTGGATTGGAGGCTAAGATCCATCACACCATTCACCTTTCTCAGCTACTTTGCTTACAAACTGGATCCTGCTGGAGCTTATACTGGTTTTCTAATCTCAAAGGCCACTCAAATCATCATGTCTAATATCAAAG AGGTTAGTTTGCTCGAGTATCGCCCGTCATGCATTGCTGCAGCAACGATGCTATCTGCAGCACAGTGCATTCCAAACCTCTCTGTTGTCAGTCCAGACGAAGCTGAATCCTGGTGCGATGGACTGGTCAAA GAGAAAATAAGTGGTTGTTATCGGTTGATTGAAGAATGGTCAAGTAGTGTTGGTAAAAGATCACCAGTAAGGAATATAAATTATCCCCCGAAAGTGTTGCCAAAGGTCCGAGTGATGAGTCGGGCCTGGGTTGGATCAGGTGAGTCATCTTCGTCATCTTCTTCGTTTTCCTCCATTAAAAGGAGGAAATTAAACAACAGCTTGTGGGTAGATGAGGACAAAACGAACTCTGATTCAGAGGAAAAAGAGTTATAA